Proteins encoded in a region of the Esox lucius isolate fEsoLuc1 chromosome 9, fEsoLuc1.pri, whole genome shotgun sequence genome:
- the krt99 gene encoding keratin 99 codes for MSVVTRCSGTRSYSSLSTLGSSAYSSSGGMQISSGFGGGGYGMAVAPIGSRTQSVYGGAGGYGTRISKSSFSMDWANEMDIFAHEKQTMQNLNDRLATYLNKVRSLEEANRKLELQIKQFYEARSPACKKDLTKFYATITDLRDKIHARSMENSALLLNLDNFRLAADDFRMKLETETNMRMTLEADVIRQKRDLDSFTLARGDLEMELEGLREELVYVKKNHNEEMQLIRTQSGAVTVDMDCASQVDLVKVLEETRAQYEGIVAKNQKEVITWFERKVKDLQTQITTSTTEVQTSHSHVTELKRTYQSLEIELHSLLTQKRYLENNVAEVTERYSVQLSHLQLRIDALEEKKRRLNVSIQQQASEYQILLDIKMRLEMEIAEYRRLLDGEGFGMQVEGSKKVLVVRKEEVVEEHNPHMQKRVRVIVEDMVDGKVVSTSVDEKIQDVNDLKRPDDMVVQVTRTMELQ; via the exons ATGTCAGTCGTAACCAGGTGCAGTGGTACCCGTAGCTACAGCTCACTCAGCACTCTCGGCTCGAGTGCTTATAGTTCGTCAGGTGGAATGCAGATTTCCAGCGGGTTTGGAGGCGGTGGGTACGGTATGGCGGTAGCCCCGATTGGTAGTCGAACGCAAAGTGTTTACGGGGGTGCGGGGGGATATGGCACCCGCATTTCGAAATCTTCTTTCTCGATGGACTGGGCTAACGAAATGGACATATTTGCCCATGAGAAGCAAACCATGCAGAATCTGAATGACCGCTTAGCCACTTATTTAAACAAG GTGCGCTCTCTGGAGGAGGCCAATCGGAAGCTGGAGCTACAGATTAAGCAGTTCTACGAGGCGAGATCACCCGCTTGTAAGAAAGACCTGACGAAGTTTTACGCCACCATCACAGACCTCCGCGACAAG ATACATGCCAGGTCAATGGAGAACTCAGCGTTGCTGCTGAATCTGGATAATTTTAGACTTGCAGCTGACGACTTCAGGATGAA GTTAGAGACAGAGACTAATATGCGTATGACCTTGGAAGCCGATGTGATTCGTCAGAAGAGAGACCTGGACAGCTTTACATTGGCCAGGGGAGACCTGGAGATGGAGCTTGAGGGGCTGAGGGAGGAGCTGGTCTATGTCAAGAAGAACCATAACGAG GAGATGCAGTTGATCCGGACGCAGAGTGGTGCGGTGACGGTGGATATGGACTGTGCTTCCCAAGTGGACTTGGTCAAGGTGTTAGAGGAGACGAGGGCACAGTATGAGGGCATTGTCGCCAAGAACCAGAAGGAGGTCATCACATGGTTTGAGAGAAAG gtgaaGGATCTCCAAACCCAGATCACCACCAGCACCACAGAGGTACAGACCTCTCACTCTCATGTGACCGAGCTGAAGAGAACCTACCAGAGCCTGGAGATTGAACTACATAGCCTGCTCACTCAG AAAAGGTATCTGGAGAATAATGTAGCGGAGGTCACCGAGCGCTACAGCGTCCAGCTGAGTCACCTGCAGCTACGCATCGACGCCCTGGAGGAAAAGAAACGCCGGCTCAATGTCAGCATCCAGCAGCAGGCCTCCGAGTACCAGATCCTCCTGGACATCAAGATGAGGCTGGAGATGGAGATCGCGGAGTACAGGCGCCTGCTGGACGGCGAAGGGTTCGG CATGCAAGTGGAGGGGAGCAAGAAGGTGCTTGTGGTTCGGAAAGAGGAAGTGGTGGAAG AGCACAACCCCCACATGCAGAAGCGAGTGAGGGTGATAGTGGAGGATATGGTGGATGGGAAGGTGGTGTCCACCTCAGTTGATGAGAAGATCCAGGATGTCAACGACCTGAAAAGACCAGATGATATGGTAGTCCAGGTTACCAGGACCATGGAACTCCAGTGA
- the LOC105021474 gene encoding uncharacterized protein LOC105021474 isoform X2, with protein sequence MSHYYRSFQSIKGIANSYQILLFEEHIGYTGLCIKDMPRTTDGIIRGRWLFGQTITHAHRSFEGMALSGLLVCSLVATLVVVGLASPTSKSGGDTKPSGRLSQLMASRREAMENAAPLGQDTQTRMERRERMSHLSEEQREFMSKQIMQAISGLYCSQR encoded by the exons ATGTCACATTACTATCGttcttttcaatcaatcaagGGGATTGCAAATTCTTATCAGATATTGCTCTTTGAAGAACACATTGGTTACACCGGTTTGTGTATAAAAGACATGCCACGGACAACCGACGGTATCATTCGAGGCCGCTGGCTTTTTGGACAGACTATCACGCACGCTCACCGCTCCTTTGAAG GCATGGCACTGAGTGGATTGCTGGTGTGTTCCCTTGTGGCAACGCTCGTGGTGGTTGGTTTGGCGTCGCCCACATCCAAGTCAGGTGGCGACACCAAACCGAGCGGGAGGCTGTCCCAGCTGATGGCCAGCAGGAGGGAGGCGATGGAGAATGCGGCGCCACTGGGGCAGGACACCCAAACCCgtatggagaggagggagaggatgtCGCATTTGTCTGAGGAGCAGCGCGAGTTCATGTCCAAGCAAATCATGCAGGCcatttcag GTTTGTATTGTTCGCAGAGATGA
- the LOC105021474 gene encoding cholecystokinin isoform X1, which produces MSHYYRSFQSIKGIANSYQILLFEEHIGYTGLCIKDMPRTTDGIIRGRWLFGQTITHAHRSFEGMALSGLLVCSLVATLVVVGLASPTSKSGGDTKPSGRLSQLMASRREAMENAAPLGQDTQTRMERRERMSHLSEEQREFMSKQIMQAISEMMNDCPDRDYQGWVDFGRRSAE; this is translated from the exons ATGTCACATTACTATCGttcttttcaatcaatcaagGGGATTGCAAATTCTTATCAGATATTGCTCTTTGAAGAACACATTGGTTACACCGGTTTGTGTATAAAAGACATGCCACGGACAACCGACGGTATCATTCGAGGCCGCTGGCTTTTTGGACAGACTATCACGCACGCTCACCGCTCCTTTGAAG GCATGGCACTGAGTGGATTGCTGGTGTGTTCCCTTGTGGCAACGCTCGTGGTGGTTGGTTTGGCGTCGCCCACATCCAAGTCAGGTGGCGACACCAAACCGAGCGGGAGGCTGTCCCAGCTGATGGCCAGCAGGAGGGAGGCGATGGAGAATGCGGCGCCACTGGGGCAGGACACCCAAACCCgtatggagaggagggagaggatgtCGCATTTGTCTGAGGAGCAGCGCGAGTTCATGTCCAAGCAAATCATGCAGGCcatttcag AGATGATGAATGATTGTCCGGACCGCGACTACCAGGGCTGGGTGGACTTTGGACGCCGAAGCGCCGAGTGA